Proteins from a single region of Apium graveolens cultivar Ventura chromosome 7, ASM990537v1, whole genome shotgun sequence:
- the LOC141675255 gene encoding protein REVERSION-TO-ETHYLENE SENSITIVITY1: MMDLKPTFGIGDESSVLAVRHEFWPVDEINPKNAKFPCCLVWTPLPVVSWLAPFIGHVGICKEDGSIIDFSGSNLLNVDDFAYGAVARYIQLDREKCCFPPNLAAHTCKHRYNHTQYGSTMTWDDAIQTSVRQFEHKSYNLFTCNCYSFVATCLNRLCYDDSLSWNMINVAALILCKGQWVDTLSVARSFFPVLLMLCLGISVVGWPFLIGLISFSVLLMCWFVLGTYYVKSLFEC, from the exons ATGATGGACCTAAAACCTACTTTTGGCATTGGAGATGAAAGTTCAGTACTTGCAGTTCGTCACGAATTCTGGCCAGTTGACGAAATTAATCCGAAGAATGCCAAGTTCCCTTGTTGTTTAGTATGGACTCCTCTGCCAGTAGTTTCATGGTTGGCACCATTTATTGGACATGTTGGCATATGCAAGGAAGATGGATCTATCATAGATTTTTCTGGATCAAACCTTCTTAATGTTGATGACTTTGCATACGGTGCTGTAGCAAGATATATTCAACTTGACAGAGAGAAG TGCTGCTTCCCTCCAAATCTTGCTGCTCATACATGCAAGCATCGTTACAACCACACACAATACGGAAGTACAATGACTTGGGACGATGCCATTCAAACAAGTGTTCGCCAGTTTGAGCACAAATCTTATAACCTCTTCACGTGTAATTGCTATTCATTTGTTGCCACTTGTCTAAATCGGCTTTGTTACGATGATTCATTAAGTTGGAACATGATTAATGTAGCGGCTCTCATATTGTGTAAGGGGCAGTGGGTAGACACTTTATCGGTCGCAAGATCATTCTTCCCCGTTTTATTGATGCTTTGCCTGGGGATTAGTGTGGTTGGATGGCCTTTCTTGATAGGGCTGATATCATTCTCTGTACTCCTTATGTGTTGGTTTGTTTTGGGTACTTATTATGTTAAAAGTCTCTTTGAATGCTAG
- the LOC141672772 gene encoding uncharacterized protein LOC141672772, whose product MADKASRGLVIYGDGLARLVDPTHTHIHKLASLSCCGFLSLPHSPSSESEDARVMREFAQLLDVGDTCMDMSGEGTTNDVTSENLSSVKSISDRFMGMRAAMLTDSTSLKSFGGKYGLSVLQLQDLIDKNKASTQPSHDVLASELLKLLGFQEGKVLDASPFDLVFLHIGTYKEMFGQKDIEFLNSLLGGLMQIAPLGSDIGSRLHLSLVLGYGDISQDDPNLSVSVTNQSSNSKFSSLFPRQSYSLKGMDLRTDVRPHCPLLMAQWQSGVTRKDTVKNFFFQELKEHCGNLTVPADRFLHEVAFKLWKAPKYGA is encoded by the exons ATGGCAGACAAGGCAAGCAGAGGGCTGGTGATTTACGGAGATGGGCTGGCCCGTTTAGTTGACCCGACCCATACCCATATCCACAAGCTTGCTTCTTTATCTTGCTGTGGCTTCTTATCTCTCCCGCACTCCCCTTCTTCAG AGAGCGAGGATGCAAGAGTAATGAGAGAGTTTGCCCAGCTGCTTGATGTAGGTGACACTTGCATGGATATG AGTGGGGAAGGTACCACGAATGATGTAACATCTGAAAATTTGTCCTCCGTGAAGAGCATATCTGATAG GTTTATGGGAATGAGAGCAGCTATGCTTACGGACAGTACAAGTCTGAAATCCTTTGGAGGCAAATATGGGCTATCGGTGTTGCAGTTGCAAGAtttaattgataaaaataaaGCATCTACCCAGCCATCCCATGATGTCTTAGCTTCAGAATTGCTGAAGTTGCTTGGATTTCAAGAAGGAAAGGTTTTAGACGCTAGTCCATTCGACTTGGTTTTTCTTCACATTGGAACTTACAAGGAGATGTTCGGTCAAAAAGACATCGAATTTCTAAATTCTTTGCTTGGTGGACTAATGCAAATAGCCCCACTTGGATCTGACATAGGCTCTCGTTTGCACTTGTCTCTTGTATTGGGCTACGGGGATATCTCGCAGGATGATCCTAATCTATCTGTTTCAGTGACTAATCAAAGTTCCAACTCTAAGTTTTCATCACTTTTCCCTCGTCAGAGTTATAGTTTAAAAGGAATGGATCTTCGTACAGATGTTAG GCCTCATTGTCCATTATTAATGGCTCAATGGCAGAGTGGTGTTACTCGCAAGGACACTGTAAAGAATTTCTTTTTTCAAGAACTCAAAGAG CATTGTGGAAACCTCACAGTCCCTGCGGATAGATTTCTACATGAAGTTGCATTCAAGCTTTGGAAGGCCCCAAAATATGGGGCCTGA